TGACGTCTCAGCCATGAACATCGGCAACAGCATCAAGGTCGGGGAGATCACGGCGCCCCCTGGAGTGAAAATCCTTGCCGACCCGAACCTCACCGTCTTCACGGTGTCCATGCCGAAGGTTGAGAAGGTTGAGGTCCCCGCGGAAGAGGTTGCCGCCGAGGCTGTGCCGGCCGAGGGCGAGGAGCAGAAGCCGGAAGAGGGCAAGGAAAAGGAGCAGGCCAAGGGCAAGGAGAAGGAAGAGCCGAAGGGCAAAGAAAAGGAAAAAGCGAAGGGGAAGGAGTAGCCTCTCCGCCAGAAAAGCAGTGGAGAGTGGAAAACATTGGGATAGGGATTTTCGTTCACTCTTTACTATTCACTGTCCACTTGTCACTGCAGTGATGGGGGAAGGGAGAAAAGGTGCTCCTGGAGCATTGTTCTTTATACTTTACACTTTGGGCTGTTGTTAACCTCTCCGCCAGCAGATGGAATGGTGTGCCCCTGAGTTATGAAAATTGTGTTCGGGCTGGGTAACCCCGGCGAGAAGTATCGCGGCACGAGGCATAATGTGGGCGCGGACGTCATAAACCGCCTGGCGGCACGGGCGGGAATCGAGCTCAGGAGGAAGTGGCGGATGCGCGCGTGCGTGGGGAGGATGCGAATCGGCGACCATGCGGTCACCGTGGCCACGGCCCGCACCTTCATGAATCTGAGTGGGGCGACGGCGGCCGCGCTGCTGAGATGGCAGGAGTGCGATCCTGAGGATCTCCTCGTGGTGAGCGACGATATCGCGCTCGAGCTCGGCAGGATCAGGATTCGCAGGGAGGGGAGCTCCGGGGGGCATAAGGGGCTTGAGTCAATCATCGGCGCGCTCGGAACTGATAATTTCGCCCGCCTCCGCATCGGCGTGGGACGCGCGGGCGAGGATTGGGTCGGACACGTCCTCGGGAAATTCTCGAGGCAAGAGAAACGCTTTGTCGAGGGTGCCATGGATATGGCCGTGTCAGCCATTGATGAAATAGTCGTCAGTGGGCTCGATGCGGCAATGAACAAGTTCAATAGCATGGTTGAGGGTTGAACGTGTGTCACAGTGGCAGTGCCGCGCGTATCCCTGCCTGCTGGCAGGTAGGCGCGTTCATCCGCGGCGAAATTTTTAATCTGAGTTCCACCCACTGCAACTGACGTATTTCGTCGGTGGTTGCTTTGGACTTGTTGACTGAGCGTGGTTGTGGTAGGATGCACCATCGCCCAGTTGAGGGAGTTCCAGAGGGGAGAAAGAGAGGAGTGACGGTTGAAATCATATGAAGCGATGGTAATAATCAGGCCGGATATTCCCGAGGATCTGGCCAAGAAGGTTGTTGAGGGAATTTCGAGCGAGATCTCAAAGATCGGAGGGAAGATCGCTGAGCACACGCTTTCCCCGAAGCAGCGTCTGAGCTACACGCTCGCCAAACACAACGACGGCTACTGTCTCTGCCTCCGCTTCGAGGCGAAGCCGACGGAGCTGGAAAACCTCACGCAGCGATTCAGCCTCAATCAGGACATTCTGCGGCACCTGATTACAAAACGCAACCAGCGCGCCCCCCGAGCGCATCGTCCCCGAGGGGGGATGGGGCCGGTGTGCGCGCCCGCATCGTCCGGTGCAGACCAGTGAACATGCCCGCACGCTGACGAGGACGCTGAGTGGACGGGTGGTCACGCAGCGATTCATGACCTCGGTGCGCTCAGCGGCGTGCGGTGAGACGAATGGCAGAGGGGAGGTACAAAATGGCAAGCTTGAACAGGGTTTTTCTGATCGGTAATCTCACGAAGGACCCGACGCTGCGCTACACACCGGGTGGCGCCGCTGTCGCTGATCTGAGCCTTGCGATCAACAGCACCTTTGTGAATAAAGCGGGCGAGCGGAAGGATGAGGTCTGCTACGTTGACATTGTGACGTGGGGCCGGCAGGCGGAAACGGCGGCAGAGTACCTCACGAAGGGCTCGCCCATTTTTGTTGAGGGGCGCCTCCAGCTCGATTCCTGGGAAACAGGTGAGGGAGAGAAGAGGAGCAAGCTTCGCGTGAGGGCCAACCGCGTTCAATTCCTGGGGAGGGGCAAGGCGGGAGCGGCGCGTCCGGAGGCTGAAGCGATTGATGAGCCTGCTGCCGCGGCTGAGCCGGCTGGGCCGGGGGAGGGCGGCATTGAGGACGCTTCCATGCCGGATGAGGGCAAGGAGGGGGATGTGCCGTTCTGATGCGCTCGCGCCGTGTCAGTGGATACCAATTTACGTGAGTGAGCATGGATGACGCGGGTGCTCGTAAAGAGTGCAGCGTCTTTCTACGAAAGGATGCCGGGAACATATGAGAGGGGAAGAAACGGAGCGGAGGGCCAGGGGGCCGAAGGAGCTGAAGGGGGCGAAGGGGGAGAAGGGGCCGCGCGTGCCGAGGGGGATGGCCTTCAGGAGAAAAAAGAAGTGCAGGTTCTGCATGGATAAGGTAACCGAGATAGATTATAAGGACATCGGGTTGTTGAGGAAGATGATCACAGAAAAGGGGAAGATTCTCCCGAGCCGAATTACCGGGACCTGCGCGAGGCACCAGCGGCGCATCGCCATAGCGATCAAGAGAGCGCGCTTTGTCGCGCTGATCCCTTACGTCGCGGAGTGATCTACTGTTGAATCCATCGGAGCATTGAGCATAGTGCAAAAAGAAATTATTCTCATGCAGGATGTTCCCGGCCTAGGCGCGCAGGGAGACGTGGTGAAGGTCGCGGAAGGCTACGCGCGAAACTACCTCTTCCCGCAGAAGCTCGCCGCGCCCGCGACGCCCAAATACGTCAGGATGCTGGAACTGGAAAAGAAGCGGAAAGAGGCCGAGGCCAAACGCGCGCTGGAACAGCTCCGCCAGGAAGCGGAAAAGCTCAGCCAGGCCTCCTGCACCATCGCCGTCGAGGCGGGGGAAGACGGAAAATTATTCGGCTCCGTGACCGCCCAGGACATTGCCGAGAGTCTCGAACAGGCTGGCTTCACTCTCGACAAGAAGAAGATCAACCTCGCCGAGCCGATCAAGGAGCTCGGGGTATATAGTGTCGAACTCCAGCTCTATTCAGACATCACTGCGTCGCTCAAGGTATGGGTCGTGCAGAAGTAAATGACAAATTCCAAATGACAAAATAACCGACTCCGGCAATGTTTTGTCATTTGTGCTTTGGTATTTGTCATTTACCCGGGGTTGTGTATGTGTGCTCAAAACACCGCGCTCGATAGACTGCCTCCTCAGAACCTCGATGCGGAAATGAGTGTCCTGGGGGCCATGCTCCTGGATAAAGATGCGATCGTTCAGGCGATCGAGAGTATCGGCCCGGAGTGCTTCTACAAGGAGGCGAACGCAAAGATATATTCCGCCATCATTCAGCTCTGCGATGCCAATCAGCCGGCTGACATTGTGACGATCACCGAGTACCTGAAGAAGCAGAAGGAGCTGGAGTCGGTGGGCGGCGCAGGGTATATCAGCGTGTTGCTGGACGCGATTCCGTCGGCCGCCAACGTGAGCCACTACCTGAGGATCGTGCAGGAAAAGGCGATTCTGCGGAGGCTCATCAACGCTGCCACGGGTATCGTCAGTCGCTGCTACGAGGACGGTGAGGATATCAGCGATGTGCTGGACGATGCCGAAAGGGAAATATTTGATATCTCGCAGCACCGGAGGTCGCAGGGGTTTGTCAAGATCGGCGACCTGATTAAGCACAGCATAGAAACAGTCGAGAGCCTCTACCAGAAGAAGGAGTACGTCACCGGCGTTTCCTCAGGCTACACGGACCTGGATACGATGACCGCCGGTTTCCAGCCCTCGGACCTGATCATCATCGCGGGCCGCCCGTCAATGGGGAAAACGAGCCTCGCGCTGAATATTGCCGAGCATGCGGCGGTGGTGGAGAAGATCCCCACCGCCATCTTCAGCCTCGAGATGTCCAGGGAGCAGCTCGTGCTCCGGATGCTCTGCTCGCACGCCCGCGTGAACGCCCACAATGTCCGCACCGGTTTTATCTCGGAGAAGCACGATTTTCCCAAGCTGGTCAACGCGGCGGGGAAGCTCGCGGAGGCGCCTATCTTTATTGACGACAGCCCCTCCATCTCCGCGCTCGAGATGCGTGCAAAAGCGCGGCGGCTCGCGGCCAAGGAGGCGATCCGTTTGATCATCGTTGACTATATGCAGCTGATGCGCTCCTCCGTCAGGAAGGCCGAGAACCGTCAGCAGGAGATATCCGAGATATCCCGCTCGCTCAAGGCGCTGGCGAGGGAGCTCAATGTGCCGGTCATCGTGCTCTCGCAATTGAACAGGGAAGCCGAGGGAAGGGATGATAGGAAACCCCGCCTTTCAGACCTAAGGGAATCAGGAGCGATCGAGCAGGATGCCGACGTCGTGTTTCTCCTTTTCCGCGAGGAGTATTATTTCCCGGATAACGAGGACGCAAAGGGGAAGGCGGAAGTGATCATCGCGAAGCAGCGGAACGGGCCGGTGGGGGCGGTGAGGCTGGCGTTCCTGCAGGAGTGCACGCACTTCGAGAATTGCGCGGAGCGGGAAGGGGAGTTGGAAACAGTGTAACGCCTAAGGCCAAAAGTGTAAAGAGCAGGGGCATGCGCTCTTGTTCCGTAGGACTGGAAGAGCGATACAGAGGGGAGTTGGGGTGACGCCGTGCAGACAGAGAGGATAGATCAAGGCATCCGCGCATACGCGCTGTGCGCGATCGCCATCACCGCCGTCTCCCTGTGGGGAGGATCGGCCGCGGGGCTCCAGTACGAGGGGGAGCGCATCGACGCGGTGGTGGTGATGGGGAACCGCACGGTGAGCGACGTGATGATATTCAATAAGCTGGAGACGCGCGAGAAGGGGCTCTTCAGCGAGGAGACGGTCAAGGCAGATGTCACGCGGCTCTATGAGCTCGGTTACTTCACCAATATCAGCGTCGATGTTGAGCGGATCGAGGGAGGTGTGAAGGTTGCGTTTGTGGTCAAGGAGAAGCCGGAGCTCAGGGAGATCGCGTTCAAGGGGAATTCCCTGATCTCCACCGATCGTTTAAAACGCGAAATGAAATCAAAGGTCGGCGAGGCCCTCAACGCCAAGTTGCTGGTGGAGGACGTCGAGTCTCTGAGAAAATTGTACGCCCAGGAGGGGTTCCCCGTTGCCCAGGTCGCATGCGAGATTGTGAATCCGAAGAATGAACCGCAGGCGGCGGTGCTCATCAAGATCAACGAGGGGGCGCGGCAGGCGATCAGGCGGATAAATTTTGTCGGCAATAGCCATGTTCCCGCACGCTCGCTCGTTCAGTTCATGCAGACCAAGCGGAGGGCGCCGTGGCCCCTCTACAAATGGCCGATGAGCTATCTCTACTCGAAGGGGCTGCTCGAGCAGGAAGCCCTGAACGATGACCTCGATCGGATCCGCGGGTACTATGCCTCGCTGGGGTATGTGGACATGAAGGTGAGCAATGTGGAGCGGAACATTTCCCGGGACGGCAGGCACATCGACATCACCATTTCCCTAGACGAGGGAGGGACTTATCAGGTGGGCGAGGTCGCCGTCGCGGGGAACAAGATCTACGATACGGACGAGCTCCAGAGAGTCCTCACCATGGGTTCGGGGGTCACGTACTCTCCCGTCACGCTCCAGGGGGACATGAATGCGATCCGGGGCATGTATCTCTCCAAGGGGTACACGGACGCTGAGGTAATTCCTGAAAAGAGGCTCAATCCCGAGACGGGGAAGATTGACGTGAGCTATACGATCAAGGAGTATGAGCCGTACTACGTCGGTCGCATTGACATCAAGGGGAACACGAGGACGAACGACTATGTCATCCGCAGGGAGATGAGCGTCATGCCGGGTGACGTGTTCAACAGCCTCAAGATCCAGAGGAGCAAGGAGCGGCTCGAGAATACCGGTTTCTTCGAGACCGTCGGAATTGCCGCGTCACCGGGCGAGGGCGAGCGGACCCAGAATCTCGCTGTTGACGTACAGGAGGGGAAGACGGGACAATTGAGTTTCGGGGCGGGGTTCAGCTCCATAGACGGCTTCGTCGGGTTTGCCGAGATATCGCAGAGCAATTTCGACATAAAGAATTTCCCTTATTTCACCGGGGCCGGCCAGAAATTTCGTCTGAGGGCGGAGGTGGGGCTCGAGGAGCAGAATTTCCTGTTGAGCTTCACGGAACCCTACTTCATGGGGAAAAGGCTCGCCGCGGGGTTTGATCTCTATATGAAAAATAGCGAGTACCTGAGTGATTATTTCAATGAGGAGCGACTCGGCGGAAATCTCCGGCTCGGAAAGGAATTAGGCCAATTTTACCGCGGTGACCTCGTCTACAAGCTTGAAAATGTGAATCTCTATGATGTTCCTGATGATGCATCCGAGCAGATCAAGGCGGACGCCGGGAATACGCTGATCAGCTCGGTGAGCTTCGGGCTCACCCGCGACACCCGGGATTCCATCGTGTTCCCACACCACGGCGCGATCTCCAGTATCACCGCGGAGTTCGCGGGGCTCGGCGGCGACGCTGATTTTGTAAAACTTGAAGCGATGGGAAGCCAGTATTTTGTCCCGATCGAACGATTCCCCGAGCACGTGGTCCGCGTTGCCGGCGGGGCCGGTGTTGCCGGGCCGTACTCAGGCTCTGGCGAGATTCCCCTGTCAGAGAGGTTTTTCCTCGGCGGCGGTGATACCATCCGCGGCTTTGATTATCGGGACGTGGGGCCGCGGGATATCAACGACGAGCCGATCGGCGGCGATGCGATGCTCATGGCGAGCGTCGAATACACGTTCCCGCTCATCTCGAAAATCCGCGGAGCCGCCTTCTTTGACATGGGCAACGTCTACGAGACGCCCAGCGATTTCCTGGACGGCATCGTCGCGTCGGTCGGAATGGGGGTGCGCCTCAACCTCCCTGTTGGTCCCATCAAGCTCGACTATGGCATCCCCGTCATCACGGACCAGTGGACTGAGGGTGAGAACGGCGCCTTCAGCTTCAACGTGGGGACAATCTTTTAAGGGGCGGCGGACACGGAAGCTGCGGGGCGATCTGGCGTGAGGGGCTCAGCGCGTGCCGAGGTTCGCCGTGCCGTACAGAGAAGGAGGGATCAGGTGCGAACGTTGGTGATATTCGTGATTACGCTCGCGTTGTCGTGCGGCGGCCTCTCGCGCGGCGCGGCACTGGGGACCGGTGGGAAAGTCGCCTTCGTGCAGGTGGAAAAAGTTTTCGAGAAGTATCAGAAGACCGTGGACCTCAACGCGAAGCTTCAGCAGGAGCGCAAGGATAAGATCGCCGAGAGGAAAACGATGGTCGAGGAAATCAACAAACTCAAGGACGAGGCGGACCTGCTGCGCGACGACGCGAAGCGGAAGAAGGAGGCGGTCGTTGACGAGAAGGTAAAGGCGCTCTACCAGTTTGAGGAAAAGGTCAAGCGGGAGGCGATCCAGAAACAGGCGCGCCTCCAGGAGGAGATCCTTGGAGAGATACGGGGCGTGCTGACAGACATCGGGAAGCGCGAGGGGTATGACATGGTATTCGCGACCACCGAGGATGATATTGGATACCATTCGGATAAACTGGATATCACCGAGCAGGTGGTGAAAGCGCTCAACAAGAAGCACGCCGAGGCGAAGAAGTGAGCGCGGGGAGGGGCGTGCGGGGTGCGAGGGATTGAATTGGGCGCGGGCAGGGCGTGAGATGTTCGGCCTCGCTTCGCGCGCCGTTTGTTCGGAGGGGAGTCGGGCCTCGATTTTTCAAGCTGCGCAATCATCAGATGTGAGGGATGACCGATGAAAATAAAATTGAAGGAGATCTCTTCACTGATCAAGGGAGAACTGAAGGGAGACGGGGATATCACAATCACCGGGGCTTCGGGGATCAAGGAGGCGGGGGAAGGGGATTTGACCTTTCTCGCGAACCCGAAGTACGCGTCCCTCATTGAATCCACGAGGGCGGCGGCGGTCATCGTCGAGCAGGGGTGGAGCGTCCCCACGGCAAAGCCGCTCATACGGGTGGATAACCCCTCACTCGCCTTCAACAAGCTGATCGAGCTCTTCGGCCCGAAGAAGCTCGAGTTTCCGCGGGGTGTTCACAAGATGGCAGTGGTGAGCAAGAAAGCGAAGCTTGGCAAGAATGTCTCAGTCGGCCCATTCGCTGTTGTAGAGGACGGGGCGGTCATCGGGGATCGGACGGTAATCAGGAGCGGCGTCTATATCGGTCACGGCACCACGGCGGGGGCGGATTGCCACTTCTATCCGAATGTCATTATCCGGGAGCGGTGTGAGATCGGCAACAGGGTGTTTATCCATGGGGGGAGCGTCATCGGGAGCGATGGGTTCGGCTACGTCGCCGTGAAGGGCGTTCATCAAAAGATTCCCCAGATCGGCAGGGTAGTGATCGAGGACGATGTTGAGATCGGCTCCAATGTGACGATCGACCGCGCCCGGTTTGACAAGACAATCATCCGCAGGGGGACCAAGATAGATAACCTCGTGCAGATCGCGCACAACTGCGATATCGGAGAAAACTCGATCATTGTCGCACAGGTGGGAATCTCCGGGAGTACGTCGGTCGGCAAGAACGTCATCCTCGCAGGGCAGGTGGGCGTGGTCGGCCACGTCACCATAGGGGATAACACCATCATCGGCGCCAAGGGAGGCGTCTCCAAGAGCGTGCCCGCCAATTCATACTACATCGGCATACCCGCCATAGAGGGCACGCAGTTCAAAAAGGTTCACGCCGCGTATATGCGGCTCCCCGCGCTCATGTCGAAGGTCAGGGAGCTTGAGGAGAAACTCGCCTCGCTCGAGAAACAGCTCGCGAAGAATGCAGAAACAAAGAACGATTAAGGCGCCCGTCTGCCTCACCGGGGTCGGGGTCCATACCGGCAACAAGACGAGGCTCGTCTTCGCGCCGGCCCCCGTGAACGCCGGCGTGCGATTCGTGCGCACCGATCTGCCCGGCTTACCCGAGGTGCGCGCCCTCGCCCGGAATGTCTCAAACGTGTGCCGTGGGACGACGATTGCGAACGGCAGCGTCGAAATCCACACCGTTGAGCACGTGCTCGCCGCGATCCGCGGCTGCGGGATTGACAACGTGGTGGTGGAGCTCGATTCCAATGAGCCTCCCGTTGGGGACGGGAGCTCGTTCGCATACGTGCGCATGATCAAGTCGGCCGGCATCGAGGAGCAGGATGCCCCCCGCGAGGAACTCGTGCTCGGGGAGCCTGTGTGGGCGTCAAAAGACAACGCCGTGATCGCGGCAATCCCCGCCGAGCAGTTCAGGGTCTCCTACACAATGGATTTCAAGCACCCGACACTGCCCGCCCAGTTTGTGAGCTTTGTGGTGACGGAGGATACCTTCGAGAAGGAAATTGCCTCCGGTCGCACTTTCTGCTTTTACCATGAGATAGAGGCCCTGGTGCAACAGGGCCTCATCAAGGGGGGCAGCCTGGACAACGCGGTGCTCATCGGCGACGGGGTCATTTACAGCAAGGACCGGCTGAGATTCCCTGACGAGTTCGCCCGCCACAAGGTGCTGGATCTCGTCGGCGACCTCTGCCTCGTGGGCAGGCATGTCCGCGCCCACGTGATCGCAATGAGGTCGGGGCACGAGCTCAACGTGGACCTCGCGCGCAAGCTGTTATTGATCGCAGAGAAGACTCAGAAGAGAGAGGCCGTTGCTCAACGCATACAGGGGGGTGTCATGGATATAAATGAGATAAGGCGCATACTTCCACACCGGTTCCCGTTCCTCCTTGTGGATCGGATCGTGGAGGTCAAGGGGAGGGAGAGGATCGTCGGCGTCAAAAATGTCACCATCAACGAGCCGTTTTTCACGGGGCATTTCCCCGAGAAGCCGGTGATGCCGGGTGTGCTCATTATCGAAGCCCTCGCCCAGACCGCCGGCGTGCTCATGCTCAACACCCCTGAAAATATTAACAAGCTCGCCTTTTTCATGGCGATAGACAACGCAAAATTCCGCAGGCCGGTGATGCCGGGTGACCAGTTGCGGCTGGAGATCGACGTCCTCCGCTGGAAGAAGAAGATGGGAAAAGTGAGCGGCAAGGCGCTCGTGGATGGCCAGGTTGCCGCTGAGGCCGAGCTTACGTTTTCGTTCGTGTGACCACTCCGGGTGTTCACAAGGGAATAGCGTGTGTCATTTTAAAGGGAGCGCACGCCGCGCATGAGACAAATTCATTCCTCGGCAATCGTGCATCCAAAGGCGGAAATCGCCGATGACGTGGAGATCGGCCCGTACAGCATTATCGAGGCCCACGTGCGCATCGGCCGGGGCACCGTTGTCGGGCCACATGTCGTGATCAAGGGCCGGACCGAGATCGGGGAGAATAACAAAATATTCCAGTTCGCGTCGGTGGGTGAGGTGAACCAGGATCTCAAGTACCGTGGAGAGGAAACGCGGTTGAAGATAGGGAGTGGGAACACGATCCGGGAATACGTCACGATGCAGATCGGTACGCTGACGGGGAGGTCGGAGACCACGATAGGGGAGCGCAACCTCTTTATGGTTTATAGCCACATCGCCCACGATTGCGAGATCGGCAATGACTGTATCCTGGCCAACTGCGCCACGCTCGCGGGACACATCCAAATTGATGACGGCGCGATCATCGGGGGCCTGGTCGGCATTCACCAGTTCTGCAGGGTGGGGACGATGGCGATCGTCGGCGGGTGTTCGAAGATCGTCCAGGATATCCCCCCCTACATGATGGCGGATGGACACCCGGCGAGCGTGCGCGGGGTCAACCTTGAGGGGCTCAGGAGGAAAGAATTCAGCCAGGAGTCAATCAGGGAGATCAAGGCAGCCCACAAGATGATCTATCACTCTCAGATGAAAACGGCACAGGCGCTGGCGCGGCTCAAAGAAGAGTACCCCGCCTCGGCGTGCGTGAAAGCCATCATTGAATTCATCGAGACTTCTCAACGTGGCATCGCCCGGTAACACGATCGGGCGATTAATTCACCCGATACGGTTGACGGAGCACCCCCCTGCTGGAAACGGATACGTAATCTGGCGTGAGCGCCATCGCGCGTGAGGCGGCCAGTGCTGAGTGGAGGAGGTTATGAAGAGTCTCGGTCTCATCGCGGGAGGCGGCGGACTCGCGTTTGCGATCGCCCGCGAGGCGCGTGAGAAGGGGGTGGAACGCATCGTCGCGATCGCGTTCCCCGGTCAGACCGCCGCCGAGTTGGAGCGCTATGTGGATGAGCTCCACTGGGTCCATGTGGGCCAGCTCGGCACGTTGATAAAAACCCTCCGTCGCGCGGGGGTGACCGAGGCGGTCATGGCGGGGAGGCTCGACCCCACGCTCGTGATCAGTAAGCTCAGGCTGGACATGCGCATGATCGCCCTCGCGGCCCGGGTGCCTGACAGGCGCGCTGATACCGTGCTGAAGGCGATCGCCGGGGAGATGAAAAAGGACGGAATCCGGCTGCTGGATTCGACCGTATATCTCTCATCGTGCATTGCGGACCGGGGGGTCATGACGAGGAATGCGCCGGGAGACGAGGCGCTGGAAGATATTGCCTTTGGAGCGAAGATCGCCCGGGAAATCGCGGGGCTCGACATAGGACAGACGGTGGTGGTGAAGAAGCGAGCGGTGGTCGCGGTCGAGGCGATGGAGGGGACTGACGAGGCGATCAGGAGGGGGGCCTCGCTCTGCCCCCGCGGGATGGTCGTGGTCAAGGTGAGCCGCCCCGCGCAGGATATGCGGTTCGATGTCCCGGTTGTCGGCGAGCGCACGATTGACCTCCTCCTGGGATGTAACGCCGCCGCCCTCGCCCTGGAGGCGGGTCGGACGATTATCCTGGATAAGGAAGCGGCGATAAGGAAAGCGGGCGGGGCGGGGGTCGCGGTGGTGGGCATTTGACGGCATCCTCCGGATGCCGAATTGTAAATTGCAGATTGTAAATTTAATATTTCCCATTTGATATTTGCAATTTCCAATGGAGCACAGCGACATATGGAGAAGATGCGGGTCGCGGTGGTCGGCGTCGGCAACCTCGGGAAGCACCATGCCCGCGTCTACACGGAGCTCCCGGATGTGGAGCTCGCCGGGGTGGTTGACGTTGACGCGAGAACGGCGGAGAAGATCGCGCGCCGTCTGGGGGTGAGCGCGCACGCGCGGCTGAGCGACATACCCGGCAAGCTCGACGCGGTGAGCGTGGTGGTGCCGACCGAGGCGCATCGTCCCGTGGCGCTCGAGGCCCTCGAGCGCGGTGCGAACGTCCTGATCGAGAAGCCGATCGCGCTGGACATGGCGGAGGCGACCGCGATCATCGATCGCGCGCGCCAGAAGGGGCTGGTGCTCCAGGTGGGGCATATCGAGCGCTTCAACCCGGCCATTCTCGCGCTGAAGAAGATACTGACGCGCGTGGGTTTTATCGAGGTTCACCGCCTCGCCCCGTACAAGCTCCATGGAACGGAGGTGGGGGTCGTGCTCGACCTCATGATCCACGATATCGACATTGTCCTCAACATCGTGGATTCTCCGATCAGGGAGATCAGTGCCGTCGGGATACCCGTCCTCAGCGCGAGCGAGGATATCGCCAACGCGCGCCTGAGTTTCGAGAACGGCTGCATCGCGAACATGACGGCGAGCCGTATCAGTTTTGAGAAGATGCGGAAGATCAGGATATTCCAGAGCAACGCGTATATATCGCTCGACTACCAGAATCAGGAAGGGATGATCTATCGCACGGAGGGGAGTCGGATCGTGCGCGAGAGGATGCCGCTGGAAAAGGATGAGCCGCTCAAGCTTGAGATCAAATCATTCCTGGAGTGCGTGCGCGCATCGCGCAAGCCTGTCGTACCCGGTGAGCACGGGCGCCATGCGCTCCGCGTCGCGTCCGAGATCACGCGGCTGTTGCAGGAGAACCCTCTCTACAGAGAAGCGATTGAAGAGCAGAAGAAAGCCGCTCCGCTGGATCTGAGGAAGCTATTATGAAAATCCCCAATAAATCCCAAATCCCAAATCCCAAATCCCAAAACAAAGAAGATCCCCCTCCGCGCGAGTCTGACGATAGCGCGCATGGCCCGCTCATCGTTGTGGTCGCGGGTGAGGTGTCGGGCGATAAGCACGCGGCCAAGCTGATCGCCGAGATCAGGAAGCGGGAGCCCCGCGCAGAGATCTGCGCCGCCGGCGGTGACGCAATGGAGAATGCCGGCGCCAGGCTCCTCTACAATCTCGTGGACATGGCCGTCCTCGGATCTGTCGAGGTGCTCAGGAACTATGGTACACTCAGGAGAATCTTTTATTCTCTCCTCGCGTTCATTGAGAAGCGCAAGCCGGATGCGGTGGTGCTCGTCGATTATCCGGGATTCAACATCCGCCTCGCGAAGAAGATCAAACAGCGGCGGCTGCCGGTCAGGGTTATTTACTACATCTCCCCTCAGGTGTGGGCCTGGGGAACGAGGAGGAAGAAGACGATACGCAGGAACGTTGACAGGATGATCGTGATCCTCCCCTTCGAGAAGGAGTTCTACGCGGATACGGAGCTGCCGGTCGAATTCGTGGGACACCCGATGCTCGACGATCTTAAGGTCGAGACCAGCCGGGAGGAGTTCTGCCGCCGCACGGGTGTGGGGCCGCGTGCGCGCGTGGTCGCGCTGCTCCCCGGAAGCCGATGG
This genomic interval from Candidatus Auribacterota bacterium contains the following:
- a CDS encoding bifunctional UDP-3-O-[3-hydroxymyristoyl] N-acetylglucosamine deacetylase/3-hydroxyacyl-ACP dehydratase; translated protein: MQKQRTIKAPVCLTGVGVHTGNKTRLVFAPAPVNAGVRFVRTDLPGLPEVRALARNVSNVCRGTTIANGSVEIHTVEHVLAAIRGCGIDNVVVELDSNEPPVGDGSSFAYVRMIKSAGIEEQDAPREELVLGEPVWASKDNAVIAAIPAEQFRVSYTMDFKHPTLPAQFVSFVVTEDTFEKEIASGRTFCFYHEIEALVQQGLIKGGSLDNAVLIGDGVIYSKDRLRFPDEFARHKVLDLVGDLCLVGRHVRAHVIAMRSGHELNVDLARKLLLIAEKTQKREAVAQRIQGGVMDINEIRRILPHRFPFLLVDRIVEVKGRERIVGVKNVTINEPFFTGHFPEKPVMPGVLIIEALAQTAGVLMLNTPENINKLAFFMAIDNAKFRRPVMPGDQLRLEIDVLRWKKKMGKVSGKALVDGQVAAEAELTFSFV
- a CDS encoding OmpH family outer membrane protein — encoded protein: MRTLVIFVITLALSCGGLSRGAALGTGGKVAFVQVEKVFEKYQKTVDLNAKLQQERKDKIAERKTMVEEINKLKDEADLLRDDAKRKKEAVVDEKVKALYQFEEKVKREAIQKQARLQEEILGEIRGVLTDIGKREGYDMVFATTEDDIGYHSDKLDITEQVVKALNKKHAEAKK
- the lpxD gene encoding UDP-3-O-(3-hydroxymyristoyl)glucosamine N-acyltransferase, which codes for MKIKLKEISSLIKGELKGDGDITITGASGIKEAGEGDLTFLANPKYASLIESTRAAAVIVEQGWSVPTAKPLIRVDNPSLAFNKLIELFGPKKLEFPRGVHKMAVVSKKAKLGKNVSVGPFAVVEDGAVIGDRTVIRSGVYIGHGTTAGADCHFYPNVIIRERCEIGNRVFIHGGSVIGSDGFGYVAVKGVHQKIPQIGRVVIEDDVEIGSNVTIDRARFDKTIIRRGTKIDNLVQIAHNCDIGENSIIVAQVGISGSTSVGKNVILAGQVGVVGHVTIGDNTIIGAKGGVSKSVPANSYYIGIPAIEGTQFKKVHAAYMRLPALMSKVRELEEKLASLEKQLAKNAETKND
- the lpxI gene encoding UDP-2,3-diacylglucosamine diphosphatase LpxI (LpxI, functionally equivalent to LpxH, replaces it in LPS biosynthesis in a minority of bacteria.), with amino-acid sequence MKSLGLIAGGGGLAFAIAREAREKGVERIVAIAFPGQTAAELERYVDELHWVHVGQLGTLIKTLRRAGVTEAVMAGRLDPTLVISKLRLDMRMIALAARVPDRRADTVLKAIAGEMKKDGIRLLDSTVYLSSCIADRGVMTRNAPGDEALEDIAFGAKIAREIAGLDIGQTVVVKKRAVVAVEAMEGTDEAIRRGASLCPRGMVVVKVSRPAQDMRFDVPVVGERTIDLLLGCNAAALALEAGRTIILDKEAAIRKAGGAGVAVVGI
- the lpxA gene encoding acyl-ACP--UDP-N-acetylglucosamine O-acyltransferase — its product is MRQIHSSAIVHPKAEIADDVEIGPYSIIEAHVRIGRGTVVGPHVVIKGRTEIGENNKIFQFASVGEVNQDLKYRGEETRLKIGSGNTIREYVTMQIGTLTGRSETTIGERNLFMVYSHIAHDCEIGNDCILANCATLAGHIQIDDGAIIGGLVGIHQFCRVGTMAIVGGCSKIVQDIPPYMMADGHPASVRGVNLEGLRRKEFSQESIREIKAAHKMIYHSQMKTAQALARLKEEYPASACVKAIIEFIETSQRGIAR
- a CDS encoding Gfo/Idh/MocA family oxidoreductase, whose product is MEKMRVAVVGVGNLGKHHARVYTELPDVELAGVVDVDARTAEKIARRLGVSAHARLSDIPGKLDAVSVVVPTEAHRPVALEALERGANVLIEKPIALDMAEATAIIDRARQKGLVLQVGHIERFNPAILALKKILTRVGFIEVHRLAPYKLHGTEVGVVLDLMIHDIDIVLNIVDSPIREISAVGIPVLSASEDIANARLSFENGCIANMTASRISFEKMRKIRIFQSNAYISLDYQNQEGMIYRTEGSRIVRERMPLEKDEPLKLEIKSFLECVRASRKPVVPGEHGRHALRVASEITRLLQENPLYREAIEEQKKAAPLDLRKLL